The window GAGGGTCTCGACCATGAAAGCGAACTTGTTCCCCACTCCCGTGATGGAAAGCACCTGCACCACGATCTCGATGGTGGCCAGGGTGACGGCGAACTCGGCGCCCTGGCGCCCGCCCGCCTCGAGCGCCCGGCGGATGTCGTCGAGCCACCCGGCCGCCCCGCGGGCGGCCTCGACGTCGGGGCCGCGCCGGCCCTGCCGGCCCGCCCGCCGGAGGTAGAGCAGCGGGTTACACGAGATGGCCGCCACCTCCCAAACGCCGGGCCTGTCCGCGCCCTCGGGGGAGCGCGGAGGGGCCGCCGCCAGGATGGCGCGCTGGATGAGGGCCGCGAACGCGAAGAGGATGGCCGAGTGGTAGAGGAAGCCGAAGGGCCGCAGGTACTCCGCGACCTCGTACAGCGCCGGGAACGATTGGTAGAGGCCGTACTGGAGCCCGAAGGCCGCGGCCCAGATGGCGGCGAAGATCCACGGGATGACGGAGATGGGGCGCAGGCCGTATCCCCGGCGAACCGCCCAAAGGCCAAGCGCGGCCAGGAGGATGCAGAGGCCGGCCGTGCCGGCGTTCCATCCGAAAATCCAGAGCATGATGGCCGCTCCGGCCGGATAGATCACCAGCCAGCCGCGCTCCACCTCCCCCAGCATGGGCCGGCCGCCCGCCAGCCGGATGAAGGGATAGCCGAGCGCGGCCCCCACGGCGCCGAGCGCGAGGGCAGAGACCAGGGCGGCCCCGGCCGCGGCCGGAGCCTCCAGCGGCACCGGCAGCCCCGCCCAGTCCTCCAGGGCCAGGACCAGCGAATAGACGATGACGAGGTACAGCCAGAAGCTGATGGGCACGAAGACCCAGAGGTCGTCCGGGAGGATGCGGTCGCCCACCCGCAGCCGGGCCAGGAACTCGGCGGCCCGGCGGTAGAGCCAGATCGCCACCATGATGAAGATGGCCATGACGCCCGCGAAGACGGGGGTCCGCCCCTCGACGAGGAAATAGACCAGGAAGGCCAGCGGCACCAGGTAGAACCACCCGCCGCGCAGCTCGACCTTCCAGTCGGGCACCTCGTCCCGGGGAAGCGGCTTGAGGTCCAGTATGCCCGCCGCGAGCTGGATGTTGATGCCCACCGTGAGGAAGTAGAGGACGGCCGGGATGGCGGCGTAGGCGATGAGCTTGATGTAGGGCACCTCGATCAGCTCGCTCATGATGAAGGCGCCCGCGCCCATGACGGGGGGCATGATCTGCCCGCCGCTGCTCGCCGCGGCCTCGGCCGCGGCCGCGATGTGGGGGCTGATGCCGATCCGCTTCATCAGGGGGATGGTGAAGGTGCCCGTGGTGATGACGTTGCCGGCCGCGCTGCCCGAGACCGTGCCCATGAGGGCGCTCGCGCCCACGGCCGAGAGGGCCGCCCCCGCCCGCAGCCGGCCGAACAGGCCCAGGGCGAACTGGACGAAGAACTTTCCCGCCCCCGATTCCTGGAGGAAGGTGCCCAGGATGAGGAACATGATGATGAAGGTGGCCGAGATGACCACCAGAAAGCCCAGGACGCCGCCGATGAAGTCGGTCGAGAGCTTGGCGACGAGCTCGATCCAGCCCGATCCGCCGTGGTCGAAGGGGTCCGGCAGCAGGTTGCCCCACAGGCCGTACAGAATGGCGATGACAGCCAGGACGGGCAGCGGCGGCCCGAAGGAGCGGCGGCACAGCTCCGAAACGAGGAAGATCAGCATGAAGCCCGCCCGGGTGTCCGTGAAGTTGGGCGTGCCCACGCGCTCGGACATGGTATCGTGGGAATAGAACAGGTAGATGCAGGCGCCCACGCCGAGGGCGAGGAGCCCGGCGTTCACCCCCAGGTCCATGCTGGCCGGCAGGCGGTGGCGGGGGAAGCCGGCCCAGCGCCGGTGCATCTCGCGCTTGGACCAGAAGATCAGGGCGGCGAGCGGCAGGAGCGGCCAGAGGTACCCGATGAGGCGCGTGCCGTCCGCCTGGTTGGCCCACAAGAGGATGCGCCAGGCCGCGAGGCCGAGGGAGGCGAACAGGGCCGCCAGCGGCACGGCCGCCCGCCGGAGCCCCTCCCCCGGCCGGTAGAACACCTCGAAGAGGACCCACCCGACGGGCACCGAGACCGCAAGGAGCAGCCACCAGCTTTGCGGAGCCTGGACGTTGTACGGCAGCGAGCCCCAGAAGACAAAAAGGAAGAGGGAGGGGACCATGCTCAGCAGCCACAAGCCCAGGGCGCCCCATTGGCGCTCCTGGATCATCATGAGGGCCCAGACGGCAAAGGGGATGGCGTAGACCCAGCGGACGGAGCGGTCCCGCCATTCCTCCCCGAGCACGGTGATGAAATAGAAAAAGAAGACCGCCGCCACCAGGGAAAGGAAATAGAGGATCGGGAGTGCGCGCAGGCGCTCCACCGCGGCGCCGATCTCGTCGGGTCGCGAGGCGAAACCTCCCAGCAAAATGATGACGAAAGCCAGCAGAAGATGCATGTTCGGATGCTGCTCGGCCGGGAGCGGCAGGAGATAAACGGCCGTGATGTGGTACAGGGCGGAGAGGACTGCCACGCATATCGTCAGGATCCCGAGTCTGCGCAGGTAGGGATGACCGCTGGAAATCAGGGAGGGCGTGTCTTCGCCAAGGTCCGCCGCGCGCTCGTTCATTCATCCTCCGGCAGGGCCGAGATGGCCGCTCAAAAACCCGATGGCGCTTCCAGGCTGAGGATTCAGGCCGATAGAGTGTCTAGTCGAGTTCTCATTCTGCGTCAACCAAAAGCCCTCAAAAAACAAATATCCACCGGAAGGCATCCCGCCTTGACCCGCTTCCTCGGTTGGGGGTATGAGGATGCGTCATCTCATTCCCTATGCCAGGAGGAACCGCCGGCCCGGCTCACGCGACCCGCCGGCCTCCTGTCTTCACCGCCCGAGGAAACCGGAATATGAAATTGGTCACCATGGAGATCACCGAAGGCGGAAAAGGGCGGGAGAGCATCGGGGCGGTCCTGCCGGGGGAGCGGGTGCTGGACCTGGCCGCCGCCTCCGCCGCCATCCCCCCCGACATGGTGATGTTCCTCGAGACGGGCCGCCCGGGCCTGGACGCGGCCCGCAAGCTCGCCGAGGAGGCCGGGAAGGGCCGCCACGCCTCCAGCGTCCGGCCCCTCGCGGGGGTGAAGCTCAAGGCGCCGGTGCCGCGCCCCCGGAAGTTCATCCACGCCGGGCGCAACTTCCACGCCCACCTCGCCGAGTCGGGCAGCAAGATGCCCAAGCAGATCCCCCTCGCGGCCCGCTTTTCCTCCACCATCATCGGGCCGGACGAGCCCATCCTCTACCCCAAGATCACGACCCAGTGGGACTCGGAGGCCGAGATCGTCATGGTCATCGGCCAGCGGTGCAAGTACGTCCCGCGCGAGAAGGCCTTCGACGTCATCATGGGCTACACCCTCTACAACGACGTCACCGCCCGCGACATCCAGAACGACGAGGCGCGGGGCGGGCTCTTCCTCTGCAAGACCCTCGACACCTCGAACCCCCTCGGCCCCTGGATCGTGACCTCGGACGAGATCCCCGACCCTCAGGGCATGGAGATCATCGGGAAGGTCAACGGCTTCGAGCTCCAGCGCCAGAGCCTGCGGACCATGATCTTCGACATCCCCCACATCATCTCCCACCTCTCCAACATGACGCTGGAGCCGGGCGACCTCGTCTCGACCGGCACCCCCGAGGGCTGCGCCATCTTCCGGCCCGACGGCGAGCCCCATCTTCTCCGGCCCGGGAGCGTGGCCGAGGTCTCCTCGCCCCAGATCGGGGTGCTGCGCAACCCCGTCGTGGCGGAGTGAGCGCATGAAGATCACGCGCGTCGAGGCCTTCGTCCTCTCCGCCCCCCAGCCCGAGCGGGAGTTCTGGGTGAGCCTCCGGCCCGTGCTCTCGGTGAACGAGCTGGTCGTGAAGGTCCACACCGACGAGGGCGTCTCCGGCGTGGGCCTGGGCACGGCGGTCGCCTCGGTGAAGGAGGCGGCGCAGGTGTTCCGCAGGGGCTTTGGCGACCTCATCCTCGGCGAGGACCCCCTCCGCCCCGAGCGGGTCCAGGAGAAGCTCCTGAACGTCACCTTCTCGCGGGCCATGCACGAGAAGGGCTGGCCGCGCCCCCACCTGGTGACGGCCATCGCCGCCATCGACAACGCCCTGTGGGACATCCTGGGCAAGGCGGCGGGGCTGCCCGTCTACAAGCTCCTCGGCGGCTTCTCCAGCCGCGCCCGCACCTACGCCGGCGGCGGCTACTACCGGACGGGCAAGGACGTGAAGGAGCTCGTCCGGGAGATGGAGACCTACCTCGGCATGGGCCACCGCGGCTTCAAGATGAAGATCGGGGCCATGCCCCTCAAGGAGGACCTCGAGCGCGTCCGCGCCGTGCGGGAGGCCATCGGCCCGGACTGCCTCCTGGCCGTGGACGTGAACGGCGCCTGGAGCTACGCCCAGGCCCGGGAGAACGTGCCGCGCCTGGCCGAGTTCGGCCTCGCCTGGATCGAGGAGCCCGTCTGCTGGCGGGAGGCGAAGCACACCCTTCCCCTCCTGCGGCGGGGCTGCCCCGTCCCCATCGCCGACGGCCACGGCGAGATGGCGATCTACGAGTGCCTCCGCCTGATCGGGGACGGCTCGGTGGACTACATCCAGTTCGACGCCACCAAGTTCGAGGGGGTCACCGGGAGCCGCAAGATCATGGCGGCGGCCGAGCAGGCCCACCTGAAGTTCGTGCCCCACCACGATCCGCAGGTGCACGCGCACTGCGTGGCCGCGAGCCCGGCGGGCTTCATCTGCGAGAGCCACGCCGACCCGGAACGCGACCCGGTCTGGTTCGAGCTCTTCGAGGGGGCGCCCGAGCTCCGGGAGGGCTGGCTCGAGCTGCCCGACCGCCCGGGCTTCGGGGTGGAACTGAACGGCAAGGCCATGGCAAAATGGGGGGAACGGGTCTGCTGATGGGCCTGATTCAAGGCACCGGAACCGGCCGGCGCCGGCCCCGGGTTTCTGAAAGCGAGGGACCCACTGCAATCCTCCGGCGACATTCCCGCACATCTCATCTTTTCAAAGAGGAGAAATCCATGCTGCACGGAAAATTCTGGCGTTCCCTGGGCGCGGCGGCGGCCGCGCTGGCCTTTGCGGCGTTCGCGGCCGAGGCGGCCCCCACCAAGCTCTCCCTGGCCACCTCCCAGCCGGGCGGCGGCACCTTCGAGATCGGGACCGCCTTCGGCAAGGTGATCAGCGACAACTCGGGCGGCAAGATCGATATCTCCACCTCCATCACCGGCGGCTCCACCGCCAACATCCGCGTGCTGGACAAGAAAGACCCCCAGCAGTCCTTCCGGATGGCCATGGCCACCTCCCCGGCCATTTACTGGGCCCAGAACGCCCAGGACGTGTTCAAGGAGAAATCGGGCGTCCTCGTCCTCTCCGCCCTCTACCCGCAGCAGATCGTGTACGCCACCTACAAGGACAGCGGCATCAAGCAGTGGAAGGACCTGGCGGGCAAGCGCTTCGCCGTGGGCGGGCGCGGCGGCTCCATCTACATCGTGACCCAGAACGCCCTCAAGTACACCGGAATCTACGACAAGGTGAAGCGCGAAACCTTCACCAACCCGCAGATCGTCGCGGGCCTTCAGGACAAGCGCATCGACGCCGGCATGAACTTCCTGAACGCCTACGTCCCGGCGCCGGTCTACATGGAGCTCGCCCGGACCCAGGAAGGGAAGCTCCACTATTTCGGGCCGGACGAGGCGACCCTCAAGCAGATGGAGGAGAAGGACCCGGGCGTGGTGCGCGACGTCATCCCCGCCGGCTCCCTCCCCGGCATCAACTACGACATCGTGAGCTGGGCGCAGATGTGGGCCCTGCTGGCCCACCGGTCGATGTCCAACGACATCGCCTACATGGTCGTCAAGAACATGCTCGACAACTGGCAGCAGATCGAGAAGTACCACCCCACGGGCAAGCACATCAATCCGAAGAACGCGCTGCGCGGCATGAACCGCCTCACCCTGCACCCGGGCGCGGCCCGCTATTACAAGGAAAAGGGAATGCTGAAGTAGCCTCACCGGATCGAGGAGGCCCCCCGCCCGGCGGGGGGCCTCTTTTTTGACGAACCCGCGCCGCCGCCGGACGCTCCCGGCCCGAAAACCAGGAAAAAACCGGTAGAATCCGGCTTCCGCCGAGAGGAACCCGCCATCGCCCCCCGCACGCCAACCCCCAGGCGCTTCTACTATGGCTGGGTCATCCTCGCGCTGAGCACGCTCTGCATCTTCCTCGCGGCGGGGACCCGGAGCCTCTACGCCGTCTTCTACGTCGCCCAGGTCCAGGAGTTCGGATGGAGCCGGGGCGGGGGCTCGGCCGCCTACGCCGTGAACCTCATCTTCCTGATCGTCGGGACCCCCCTCCTCGGAGCCCTCCTCGACCGCTGGGGGCCAAGGTGGCTGTTCGGCGGCTCCCTCCTCATGACGGCCGCGGGCCTCGCCCTGAGCATCTGGGTGCGGACGCCCTGGCACCTCGCCCTCACCTTCGGCGTGGTCGCCGCCGTCGGCTTCACCGCCAACGCGACGCCTCTCCACGGATCTGTCCTCGCCCGCTGGTTCGCCCGCAACCGCGGCTTCGCCGTGGGCCTCGCGTCGGCCGGGCTGGGGGCGGCCCAGGCCATCCTGAGCCCCCTCGTGCAGCTCGCCATCTCCCTGTGGGGATGGCGCGCGGCCTACCTCATCCTCGCGGCCGCCATCTCGCTGCTGGCGCCGCTGGTCATGCTGCTCTTCCACCCGAGCCCCGCCTCGGTGGGCCAGAAGCTCGACGGCCTGGCCTCCTTCCCCTCGCGCGTGATCAGCGCCCGCCGCCGGCCGCGGCGCCGCGTGCGGGTCATGAAGATCATGGATCCCCAATGGGCCGCCGCCGACTGGACGCTCTCCCGGGCCGTCCGGACGCGCGCGTTCTGGGGCGTGATGGGCGTCTCCCTGTTCCAGTCCTACACGCTTCACGTGGTCGGGGTGCACGCCGTGGCCCTGCTGGTGGATTCGGGCTTCTCAGCCTCCACCTCGGCCAATCTCTATGGCGCGATGGGCTTCGGGATGACGGCGGGGCTCTTCCTGTGGGGGAGCATCTCCGACCGCATGGGCCGGGAGACGGCGTACGCGCTGGGGACCCTCTTCTGCCTCGCCGGGGTCGCCGGCCTGGGCCTCCTTCACCCGCGGATGGAATGGGGAATCCCCTGGCTCGTCTCGCTCGTCCTGGGCCTGGGCATCGGAAGCCGGCCCACCCTATTCAGCCTCATCGCGGTGGACATCTTCCAGGGGAGGGAAGCGGGCCGGATCCTCGGCCTCGCGGCGGCGGGCGTCGGGATCGGCGGGAGCCTCGGCTCCGTCTCCGCCGGCTTGATACACGATTGGACGGGGAGCTACGCCGGAGCGCTCTGGACGTGCGGCGTCACCCTCGTCCTCTCGGCCGCGTGCGCCCTCGTCGCCGCTCCGAGCCGGGTTCGCCGCCCCATCCTCCGTCCGCCGGAGGATTCGCGCGGCCGTTTCATCTCGCCGGAGCTGAATCCATAGCGCCGGCGAAGCCGGCCCGCCCGCGCCTCGATCGCCGATATCGCAGCATTCGCGGCGGCTTTTCCTTCCTATCATCCTTCCAGCATCGCCGGCGGCGCACGGAGAAAACGCGCCGCCGCGCGCGTGTGGATGCGGCCGTTGATCCATCGCGAGAGACTCCGCGGCGCCGCTCGCGCGCGATCGCCGCTTCGACCAGATGAAGAAAAATGCGAAAAACTTCAAAAAAAATGTTGACGATCCAATTTACTTTGGCATAGATTTTCCAAGGTAAATGAATCACTCCACCGGATGAGGGATCTGATCATCCCCTCCGTTCGAGTGGCGGTTGGTAGTCGCTTGCTTCGCAGAGCTGTCTGGTTCACGCACGACCGCCCGAGCAAGGGAGATTGTGATGGCCGCAAAGAAAGCCGCGAAGAAGAAGACCGCGAAGAAGAAGGCTTCGAAGAAGAAGGCTTCGAAGAAGAAGAAAAGATAGCGGAGATTCGATCGGCAGGTAGCCGGAGGGCATCCCGGCGAGGCAGTGGCAGCAGGAGCAGCACGAAAGCTTGAGGCAGCGAACCGGCGCGCGCGCCGGCTCCACCGCAACACCGGAAGCAAGCGACAGAAGAAGGAGGCCCCGCCGAAAGGCGGGGCCTCTTTTTCTGCCCGGAGGCGCCGTCCTCGCGCCGGCGGGCGGCGGCCGGGCTCCGGGAATCCGATTCTTGGCTTTTCCCGGACGGCCGAGTGGGTTATAACCGCAAGACCCTGGCGATGGGGCATCCTGCCTCAGCGAAAAAAAGCCCGCCGGGCGGGGTTTTTTCGGGCCAGATCGCTCTCCGGGCGGGGCGGCCGGGCGGGGCGTACCTCTTATAAAGGGGGCCGGGCATCCGGGGCCTTCCGCCGGGGGACGGGCAGCGCGGAGAGACGCATGGCGCCGCAGCGAGGCTTCCGCATCGGCATCGACACCGGTGGCACCTTCACCGATATCGTCGGCGTGCGCTCCGACACCGGGCAGGTCTTCACCACCAAGACGCCCACCACGCCCTCCGACTTCAGCGTCGGGCTCCTCCAGGGCATCCGCAAGATCCTCCAGGAGACCAAGATTCGCCCGAGCGAGGTGACCGGCGTCTTCCACGGCACGACCGTGGCCACGAACGCCATCCTCGAGCGCCGCTTCGAGAACCTGGGCCTCATCGTGACGGGAGGTTTCCGCCACCTGCTCGAGCTGGGACGCGCGCAGAACGCGGGCGCCGGCCGGCGGGGTTCTCATTTCGCGACACCCCTCCTGTGCGCCCCGCCCGAGGCGCTCGTCCCCCCGGAGCGCGTCCGGGAGGTGCGGGAGCGCGTCGCCGCCTCGGGCGAGGTCCTGGCGCCCCTTTCGGCCGAGGAGGCCGCCGGGGCGGTGCGCTGGTTCCGGGAGCGGAACATCGGCTCGGTCGGCATCTGCCTCCTCCACGCCTACGCCAATCCCACGCATGAGCTCCTCCTGCGCGCCACCTTCGCGCGCGAGTTCCCGGAGTGCTTCGTGAGCATCTCGCACGAGGTCATCCCCGAGCCGGGGGAGTACGAGCGCGCGGTCACCACCCTCCTGGACGCCTGCATCAAGCCCCGCATCAAGGCCTACCTCGACCGCAGCGCGGGCCGCATCGAGGAGGCGCTGGGCGAGGTGCCCTTCCTCGTCATGAAGAGCAACGGCGGCGTCTCGACGGCGCGCGAGGTGGCGAAAAAGCCAATCGGGACGGTGCTTTCCGGCCCGGCGGCGGGCGCCCTCTCGGCCGCCTGGCTGGGCCGCCTCTCGGGCCACGGCCGCCTCATCACCCTGGACGGCGGCGGCACCTCGACCGACATCGCCGTCATCGAGGACGGGGAGACCAAGCGGGCCACCCGGCACCGGCTGGATGAGTTCGTCCTCCGCCTCCCCATGGTCGACGTGGTGACCATCGGGACGGGCGGGGGCTCCATCGCCTGGCGGAGCCCCGAGGGTCGCCTGCGCGTCGGCCCCCGCAGCGCCGGGGCGGACCCCGGCCCCATCTGCTACGGCAAGGGGGGCGAGGAGCCCACCCTGACCGACGCCAACCTCGTCCTCGCCCGGAGCCCCCTCCACCTGGCGGGGGGCGAGGTGAAGCTCAACAAGGCCCTCGCCATGCGGGCCATGCGCCAGCTCGCCCAGGGCTTCGGGATGGACCCGCTGGAGATGGCCGCGGGCGTGGTCGAGATCGCCGCCTGGAACCAGGCCCACGCCGTGCGCCGCGCCACCGTGCAGCGGGGCATCTCGCCCCGCGACTTCGCGCTCATGGCCTTCGGCGGCTCGGGCCCCCTCACGGCGGGCCTGGTGGCGGAGTTCCTGGAGATCGGCACCGTCATCGTGCCCCCCTTCGAGGGCATGACGAGCGCCTTCGGCCTCGAGGTCGTGGACCTCATGAACGACCACGCCCTCCCCCACCTCCAGAGCGAGGAGAGCCTCAACCTCGAGGAGCTCGCGCGCGCCTTCGAGCGCCTGGAGCGCGAGGCGGACGCGGGCCTGGCCTTGGAAGGCGTGCCGCCCCACCGGCGGGTATTCCGCCGCGCGGCCGACATGCGCTACCAGGGGGAGGCGCACGAGATCGAGGTGGACTTCCCCTCGGGCTACCTCTCGCCCCCGGCCGCCGCCTCCGCCCTGGAGCGGTTCCACCTCCTCTACCAGAGCCGCTACACGTACAATTACAAGGGCCGGCGGCCGGTCGAGATCGTCCAGCTCCGGGTGAACGGGGTCGGCCTGACCGAGCCCCCGACCCTGCCCCTCATCCCCGCCGGGGGGGAGAGCCCGGAGGAGGCCTACAAGGGGGCGCGCCTGGTGTGGTTCCGGGAGCTGGGGGGCTTCGTGGACACCCCCGTCTATTACCGGGAGCGGCTCAAGGAGGGGAACTTCATCCCGGGGCCCTCGGTCATCGAGAGCTTCGGGAGCACCACCGCCGTCTTTCCCCGCCAAGAGGCGCGGGTGGATCGCTACGGGAACCTCGTCATCCGCTTCCGGGCGGACGTCCGGGAGAAGAGGGAGCGCGCCGGCCGGCCCACGGGCCTGCACGGCGTGGGAGCGGCCTGGGAATGAACGTCGACCCCGTCGTCAGCGAAATCGTCGCGGGCGCCCTCCGGGCCATCGAGGAGGAGGTCGAAGAGCTCCTCGGGCGCGTCTGGCGCAGCCCCTCCCTGCGCGACGCGGGGGATTTCTCCGCCGCGCTCTACGACCGCTTCGGCCGCGCCCTGACCGGCCGCGTCCTGGGCGCGAGCCCGCTGCCCATCCTCTCGTCCTGTCCCATCGGGGACATCCGTCCGGGGGACGTCTTCCTCCACAACGATCCCTATCTCCCCCCCGCCGGGCTGGGCGAGGCGCCCGACCTGAGGCTCACCCGGCCCCTCTTCGACGGGGACCGCCTCATCGCGTTCCTCCAGGTGAGGGGCCGCCACGACGACCTGGGCGGGACGCACCCGGGCGGGGCGCCGGCCGGAAGCTCCGAGATCTACCACGAGGGGCTGCTCCTCCCGCCCGTGCGGATCGCGCGGGAGGAAGAGCCGGTGGCCGACGTGCGCGCCATCCTCCTGCGGAACAGCCGCCGGGCGGACGTGCTGGCCGACGACATGGAGGCCCAGCTCGGCGCCCTGCGGGTGGGGGCGCTCCGGCTGCGCGACCTCGTGCGGCGCTACGGAGCGGACCATCTCACCGCCTGCTTCGCCGATCTCCTCCGGGAGTGCGAGCTGGCCTTCCGGCGCGAGCTCCTCCCGAGGCTGCCCGAGGGGCGGTGGGAGGCGGAGGCGGTGGTCGAGACGGACGGCTTCACCGGGCCCCACCTCCTCCGCCTGGCGCTCGAGCGCCAGGGAGAGACCCTCACTGTGGACCTGGACGGCACGGGCCCCCAGGCGCGGGGCCCCATCAACTGCCCGCTGGAGGGGGAGGGCCGCCTCTTCCTGGCCCGGCTCCTCGCCCCCCTCCTCCTGCACCTGGCCGGGGACCCGGCCCGGATGGAGGGGATCTCCTTCAACGACGGCGCCTGCCGGGCGCTGGACGTGCGCCTGCCGGGGCCGGGTTCTTTGGTGACGCCGCGCTTCCCGGCGCCGGCGGGCCTCCGCGTCCTCACCCTGGGGCGCCTCCTCTCGGCCTTCGGGGAGGCGCTCTTCCGGGCGTCGGACGGCGCGGCCCCGGCCGGCTTCGACAACCTCCGCCTGTGGAGCCTGAGCGGGCGGGACGCGGGGGGGGCATTCCACCTCTTCCGCGAGGCCCTGGGGGCGGGGATGGGGGCTTCTTCCCGCGGGGACGGCGCCTCGGCCGTCTTCCCGATCAACGGGAGCGTGAACCTGCCCGTCGAATGGATCGAGGCCCGCTACCCCCTCCGGGTGGAGTCCGCCGGGCTGGTGCGGGACTCGGGCGGGGCGGGAACGCACCGGGGGGGCCTGGGGGTGTACCGCGAGTACCGCCTCCTCCTGGAAGGCAGCCTGTCGAGCGGGGTTTCCTGCCATGAGGGCGGCCCGGCCGGAGGCTGCGGCGGCGGGCCCGGCGGCCCCTGCCGGCTGACGCTCGCCGAGGGAAAGAAGAGGCCCCAGCTGCTCCCCCCGCTGGCCTCCGCCCATCCCTTCGCGCCGGGGAACCTCCTCCGCGTGGAGACGCCGGGCGGCGGCGGGTGGGGCGACCCCCGGAAGCGCGATCCGGAGGCCGTCCGGCTGGACGTGCTGCGCGGATTCGTCTCCCCCGAGGCGGCGCGGGAGGTGTACGGTTTGGATGCGGATTCCCCGCGCAAACCGGAGCAAACCCGCAAGGCGGCGGCCTCGAAGGGGCGCTAGCACCGCCCTTCGCCGCCTTGACGTTTCCACGCACGGCCCTAATACTCCATCCGGCTGTCCGGCCCATGCCATTCCCAGGAGCGCGTCATGCGGGCTGTCCGGGTCCATGCCTCGATCCTTACTCTTCTGTCTTTCCTGGCCGTTCT of the Candidatus Tectomicrobia bacterium genome contains:
- a CDS encoding hydantoinase B/oxoprolinase family protein; this encodes MNVDPVVSEIVAGALRAIEEEVEELLGRVWRSPSLRDAGDFSAALYDRFGRALTGRVLGASPLPILSSCPIGDIRPGDVFLHNDPYLPPAGLGEAPDLRLTRPLFDGDRLIAFLQVRGRHDDLGGTHPGGAPAGSSEIYHEGLLLPPVRIAREEEPVADVRAILLRNSRRADVLADDMEAQLGALRVGALRLRDLVRRYGADHLTACFADLLRECELAFRRELLPRLPEGRWEAEAVVETDGFTGPHLLRLALERQGETLTVDLDGTGPQARGPINCPLEGEGRLFLARLLAPLLLHLAGDPARMEGISFNDGACRALDVRLPGPGSLVTPRFPAPAGLRVLTLGRLLSAFGEALFRASDGAAPAGFDNLRLWSLSGRDAGGAFHLFREALGAGMGASSRGDGASAVFPINGSVNLPVEWIEARYPLRVESAGLVRDSGGAGTHRGGLGVYREYRLLLEGSLSSGVSCHEGGPAGGCGGGPGGPCRLTLAEGKKRPQLLPPLASAHPFAPGNLLRVETPGGGGWGDPRKRDPEAVRLDVLRGFVSPEAAREVYGLDADSPRKPEQTRKAAASKGR